Proteins encoded by one window of Candidatus Endowatersipora endosymbiont of Watersipora subatra:
- a CDS encoding sulfite exporter TauE/SafE family protein, translating into MSIYLPIAERSVNIFVLLEMGAIVGFLSGLFGIGGGFLMTPLLIFYQIPPAVAVATESNQIIASSFSGALVHYRRGLVDVKLGFILFVGGIIGSAFGVMIFSSLRSAGQLDLIISMLYFLFLGTIGSLMTVESFNAIRKHDKDNDIPNSRFLEKSQISTLPLKIHFQRSQLSLSLIPILILGIFVGILASIMGVGGGFIMVPAMIYLLRIPTNVVIGTSLLQIMFVTMFTTIAQSGMNQTVDIVLSFFLMVGGVFGAQLGAQIGQNLKGEHLRALLGIIILIVCVRFGWDFVAKPVELFSIGLVGTH; encoded by the coding sequence GTGAGCATATATCTTCCCATCGCTGAAAGATCAGTTAACATATTTGTACTCTTGGAGATGGGAGCAATTGTTGGGTTTCTCTCAGGTCTATTTGGTATTGGCGGTGGATTTTTGATGACTCCCCTGCTTATTTTTTATCAAATTCCGCCCGCGGTCGCCGTCGCTACTGAATCTAATCAGATTATTGCCTCTTCTTTTTCTGGTGCCCTTGTGCATTATCGGCGTGGTTTGGTCGATGTGAAACTAGGTTTTATTCTGTTTGTTGGAGGTATTATTGGCTCAGCGTTTGGTGTGATGATCTTCTCATCACTGCGATCTGCTGGGCAATTAGATTTAATAATCTCGATGTTGTACTTTTTATTTCTTGGCACGATTGGCAGTTTAATGACTGTTGAAAGTTTCAATGCTATACGTAAACACGACAAAGATAATGATATTCCTAACTCAAGATTTCTCGAAAAAAGTCAGATTAGTACTCTTCCCTTGAAAATTCATTTTCAGCGATCACAGCTATCTCTAAGTCTAATACCAATTTTGATTTTAGGAATTTTCGTCGGGATTTTAGCTTCTATCATGGGAGTGGGAGGTGGATTTATTATGGTTCCTGCGATGATATACTTATTGCGGATTCCGACCAATGTTGTGATTGGAACATCTTTACTTCAAATCATGTTTGTTACAATGTTTACGACAATTGCTCAATCAGGAATGAATCAGACTGTAGATATCGTTTTATCATTCTTCTTGATGGTTGGTGGTGTTTTTGGTGCTCAGCTTGGCGCTCAGATAGGGCAAAACCTGAAGGGTGAGCACTTGCGTGCCCTATTGGGCATAATTATCTTGATCGTTTGTGTCCGATTTGGTTGGGATTTTGTTGCTAAACCTGTTGAATTATTCTCGATTGGATTAGTAGGCACTCATTGA
- a CDS encoding ABC transporter permease: MLLQEYKLNPIVPKESIGHLLLMITIAIMTFLASLTLTALIFVNDSAQSWKSSMTREMTIQIKPIDGVDMHMALKQAQAIATSVPGIQSARIIEDKTSKNLLKRWLGEDLSFDNVPIPRLIALTISESSILNLKEMKKKLILDVPGASLKSHKVWIDRLDSTKKITVLTGSVIFILIFLATVLTTTFATQASMIRNQKVIQALCFVGAEPAYVANLFQRRFLFLGFKGAILGSILASILPITLNLFFSDVAIQIFYNFWNFGDLFNLDLIRCMSELMLIVVIVLLTSMTSRLTVIKDINLRPIKKNRYGR; encoded by the coding sequence ATGTTGCTTCAAGAATACAAACTAAACCCAATTGTACCGAAGGAATCAATTGGCCATTTATTGCTCATGATCACAATTGCGATAATGACTTTTCTAGCAAGCTTAACTCTTACTGCTCTTATCTTCGTTAATGATAGTGCACAATCATGGAAATCAAGCATGACGAGGGAAATGACCATACAAATCAAACCGATAGATGGTGTTGATATGCATATGGCACTTAAACAAGCACAAGCAATTGCAACCAGTGTTCCAGGGATTCAATCAGCTAGAATCATTGAAGATAAAACATCAAAAAATTTACTGAAACGATGGTTAGGTGAAGATTTGAGTTTTGATAACGTTCCTATTCCTAGATTAATTGCACTGACTATATCAGAAAGTTCTATTCTGAATCTAAAAGAGATGAAGAAAAAGCTTATTTTAGATGTCCCAGGGGCTTCTTTGAAGAGTCACAAAGTATGGATCGATCGGTTGGATTCTACGAAAAAAATCACAGTGTTAACTGGATCCGTTATTTTTATATTAATATTTTTAGCAACAGTGTTAACGACAACATTTGCAACACAAGCATCTATGATTAGAAATCAAAAAGTCATTCAAGCCTTGTGTTTTGTTGGAGCAGAGCCTGCTTATGTTGCGAACCTCTTTCAGAGAAGATTTCTGTTCTTGGGGTTCAAAGGGGCAATATTGGGTTCGATTCTAGCTTCAATTCTTCCTATAACGCTCAATCTGTTCTTTTCTGATGTTGCTATTCAGATCTTCTATAATTTTTGGAATTTTGGGGACCTTTTCAATCTTGATTTAATAAGATGCATGAGCGAGTTGATGCTAATTGTTGTCATTGTTCTATTAACATCGATGACATCACGCCTCACTGTGATTAAGGATATAAATTTAAGACCAATCAAAAAGAATAGATATGGCCGTTAA
- the rpiA gene encoding ribose-5-phosphate isomerase RpiA, which produces MFDTKKIRAGEAALRFIESGMRVGIGSGSTAEAFIHVLNKKIAKGFQIIGVPTSLRTQKLCQVLNIPITDLDKIPELDVTIDGADEIDPALNLIKGGGGALLREKIVAYASRTMIVIADETKMVDKLGRFPLPIEVNLFGLKATQIAIKKLADCLGLSAKYTLRKNSDSTVFITDSGHNIIDVSFSNISDFKTLTEQLPQIPGVVEHGLFIGIASRAIVATNSGIDIIKPNSSL; this is translated from the coding sequence ATGTTTGATACAAAAAAAATACGCGCGGGCGAAGCTGCTCTTAGATTTATAGAATCTGGAATGCGAGTTGGTATTGGTTCTGGATCGACTGCAGAAGCTTTTATTCATGTTCTGAATAAAAAAATAGCCAAAGGATTCCAAATTATTGGCGTTCCAACCTCTTTAAGAACCCAAAAACTATGTCAAGTATTAAATATTCCGATAACAGATCTTGATAAAATTCCTGAACTAGATGTGACGATTGACGGTGCAGATGAAATTGATCCAGCACTCAATTTAATAAAAGGGGGAGGGGGCGCTCTTTTACGTGAGAAAATTGTTGCCTATGCTTCCCGTACAATGATTGTGATTGCAGATGAGACAAAAATGGTTGATAAACTCGGTCGATTTCCTTTACCAATAGAGGTAAATCTATTTGGATTAAAGGCAACCCAGATAGCGATAAAGAAGTTAGCTGATTGTTTAGGGTTATCAGCAAAATATACATTAAGAAAAAATTCTGATTCTACTGTTTTTATTACAGATAGTGGACATAATATTATTGATGTATCATTTTCTAATATCTCTGATTTCAAGACATTGACTGAACAATTACCTCAAATACCGGGTGTTGTGGAGCATGGACTGTTCATCGGAATAGCGAGTAGGGCTATTGTCGCCACAAATAGTGGGATAGATATCATTAAACCGAATTCAAGTTTATAG
- a CDS encoding inositol monophosphatase family protein, whose product MARSALINVMVQAASKAGRSLIHDFNEVENLQISVKGPSFFALQADLKAAKILRNVLNKARPDYSFLMEKNKSTTQSNDRWIVDPLNGTMNFLHSVPLFSVSIALERQGQLIAGVIYNPITEELFTAEKGTGAYMNDRRIRVGARNNLDTSLIVIDIPNHPSTSLSQQKVLMAQVSGIRATGSSTLNLAWLAAGRFDGYWENNLNAWEIAAGMLMVREAGGFVTAPTSNESIYKSGRLVAGNEYIHAQLVNIVNKG is encoded by the coding sequence ATGGCCCGCTCGGCCTTAATAAATGTCATGGTACAGGCAGCTTCAAAAGCTGGTCGTTCCCTTATTCATGATTTTAATGAAGTCGAAAATCTTCAGATTTCTGTAAAAGGTCCTAGTTTTTTTGCCTTACAAGCTGATCTGAAAGCTGCTAAAATCCTCCGTAATGTGTTAAACAAGGCACGTCCAGACTATTCCTTTTTAATGGAAAAAAACAAATCAACGACTCAGTCCAATGACCGTTGGATCGTAGATCCACTAAATGGGACGATGAATTTTCTCCATTCTGTACCCCTTTTTTCAGTATCAATTGCTCTAGAACGTCAAGGCCAATTGATAGCCGGAGTCATCTACAATCCGATTACGGAAGAACTATTTACAGCTGAAAAGGGAACTGGTGCATATATGAATGACCGTCGAATACGTGTTGGTGCGCGTAATAATTTAGATACGAGTCTGATTGTGATTGATATCCCTAATCACCCTTCCACTTCTTTAAGCCAGCAAAAAGTATTAATGGCACAAGTTTCCGGTATACGTGCAACAGGTTCATCAACTCTTAATTTAGCATGGCTTGCTGCAGGGCGCTTCGATGGATATTGGGAAAATAACTTGAATGCTTGGGAGATTGCTGCCGGGATGCTAATGGTTCGCGAAGCTGGAGGATTCGTGACTGCACCAACTTCCAATGAATCAATTTATAAGTCAGGAAGATTAGTTGCAGGAAACGAATATATCCATGCACAACTAGTTAATATCGTCAATAAAGGTTGA
- a CDS encoding lysophospholipid acyltransferase family protein — MLFLRSLIFNIAWYLNLVLQMVFQTPYYFFLSHKSAVKVSRRWANSAHWLHRTIVGAYFEVLEIENIPDGSCIIASKHQSIWECYALYALLPDAAFVLKSDLMKIPLFGWYVKKVHQIPIYRNKKLSSLRTMITHAKEKIATNRQIVIFPEGTRKSPGDVPHYRHGITKLYLELGCPVVPVALNSGLYWPRRKFLRHPGIIRTWFLKPIMPGLTEEEFLEELEKRIENACDILYLKASQDDLNPPISEKVQEKIDSVQ; from the coding sequence TTGCTATTTCTTCGTTCCCTTATTTTTAATATCGCTTGGTATCTTAACCTTGTCCTGCAAATGGTTTTTCAAACTCCGTACTATTTTTTTCTTAGCCATAAATCGGCCGTCAAGGTTTCTCGACGATGGGCAAATTCAGCACATTGGCTCCACAGGACTATCGTTGGGGCATATTTTGAGGTTCTAGAGATAGAAAACATACCGGATGGTAGCTGTATTATTGCCTCTAAACATCAATCAATCTGGGAATGTTATGCCCTTTATGCTCTTTTGCCAGATGCGGCCTTTGTTTTAAAATCGGACCTTATGAAGATTCCACTCTTTGGATGGTATGTTAAAAAGGTTCATCAAATACCAATCTATCGTAATAAGAAGTTATCATCATTAAGAACGATGATAACTCATGCTAAAGAAAAAATAGCGACTAATCGTCAAATTGTTATCTTTCCTGAAGGAACACGTAAATCACCTGGTGATGTTCCTCATTACCGTCATGGCATAACAAAATTGTATCTTGAGCTTGGCTGTCCGGTTGTTCCCGTCGCGCTTAATTCTGGGCTCTACTGGCCAAGACGGAAATTTCTCCGTCATCCAGGAATAATAAGGACCTGGTTTCTAAAACCTATAATGCCAGGCCTAACAGAAGAAGAATTTTTAGAAGAACTAGAAAAACGCATAGAAAATGCTTGTGATATTTTATACCTAAAGGCGTCTCAGGACGATCTGAATCCTCCGATTTCGGAGAAGGTACAGGAAAAAATTGATTCTGTTCAATAG
- the trmD gene encoding tRNA (guanosine(37)-N1)-methyltransferase TrmD, with protein MRFHASILTLYPEMFPGTLGYSLSGRALASRDWSYDVVSIRNFAYDQHKSVDDKPAGGGAGMILRADVLARAIDYASPQDDPRPRLLLSPRGRVLDQKYVKKLSKGIGVTLICGRFAGIDQRVIEARSVQEVSIGDYILSGGEIAAQVLLDAIIRLLPGVMGNPQSVNFESFENNLLEHPHYTRPLEWEGLLIPEVLTSGDHKKISEWRQEKSFDLTQKKRPDLIKSKSKRNL; from the coding sequence ATAAGGTTCCATGCTTCCATATTAACTCTTTATCCAGAAATGTTTCCAGGAACTCTAGGTTATTCTCTTTCTGGTCGGGCACTAGCTAGTCGGGACTGGTCTTATGATGTTGTTTCAATTCGTAATTTTGCCTATGATCAACATAAAAGTGTTGACGATAAGCCAGCAGGTGGTGGAGCTGGAATGATATTGCGGGCGGATGTTTTAGCTCGGGCAATTGATTATGCATCGCCTCAAGATGATCCAAGACCCCGGTTGTTACTCAGTCCTCGGGGCAGAGTTCTTGATCAGAAATATGTAAAAAAATTGTCAAAAGGGATCGGTGTTACTCTTATTTGTGGACGCTTTGCAGGTATTGATCAAAGAGTGATAGAAGCACGTTCTGTTCAGGAAGTATCAATTGGTGATTATATATTGTCTGGTGGAGAAATTGCTGCACAGGTTTTGCTAGATGCGATTATTCGATTACTCCCTGGTGTCATGGGAAATCCACAATCTGTGAACTTCGAAAGTTTTGAGAACAATTTACTTGAGCATCCTCACTATACTAGACCACTCGAATGGGAAGGCTTACTGATTCCTGAGGTCTTAACTTCTGGCGATCATAAAAAAATTTCTGAATGGCGACAAGAAAAATCATTTGACCTTACTCAAAAAAAACGCCCTGATTTGATAAAATCAAAATCTAAGAGAAATCTCTAA
- the glnA gene encoding type I glutamate--ammonia ligase, translating to MLTANDILKRIKDNDIKFVDLRFTDPYGKMHHVTMDSNVVKEDLFADGVMFDGSSIAGWKEIDDSDMSLMPDPKTVYNDPFYSHSTIAIFCDILEPFSGEGYNRDPRMTAKRAEAYVKAGGFGDTAYFGPEPEFFLFDDVRFSTKPYNTSFHLDDIELPINMDSKYEAGNMGHRPRVKAGYFPVNPVDSAQDIRSEMLTVMSSMGIETEKHHHEVAPAQHELSMIFNTLTTKADEVQLYKYAVHNVAKAYGKSATFMPKPVFGDNGTGMHVHQSVWKEGKPLFAGDQYAGLSDSALYYIGGIIKHAKSLNAFTNPSTNSYKRLVPGYEAPVLLAYSACNRSASCRIPYSPSSEGKRVEIRFPDPMANPYLSFSAMLMAGLDGIKNKIDPGEPMDKDLYDLPKRQLENIPTVCESLREAINALRNDNDFLKQGDVFNDDQIDAYLELKEEENSRYQQMPHPIEFDMYYSL from the coding sequence ATGCTGACTGCGAACGATATTTTGAAAAGGATCAAGGATAATGATATTAAATTTGTTGATCTGAGATTCACGGATCCATATGGCAAAATGCACCATGTTACGATGGATAGTAATGTAGTGAAGGAGGACCTATTCGCCGATGGTGTTATGTTTGACGGTTCGTCAATCGCTGGCTGGAAAGAGATAGATGATTCTGATATGAGCTTAATGCCAGATCCAAAAACTGTTTATAATGATCCATTCTATTCACATAGCACGATAGCTATTTTTTGTGATATTTTGGAACCCTTTTCTGGTGAAGGGTACAATCGTGATCCTCGTATGACAGCAAAGCGTGCTGAAGCTTACGTCAAAGCAGGGGGGTTTGGTGACACAGCCTACTTTGGTCCAGAACCAGAATTTTTTCTTTTTGATGATGTTCGCTTTTCAACGAAGCCTTACAATACAAGCTTTCATCTAGATGACATTGAACTGCCGATTAATATGGATTCAAAATATGAAGCTGGCAATATGGGTCATAGACCACGTGTCAAGGCTGGTTATTTTCCAGTTAATCCAGTTGATAGTGCTCAGGATATTCGTTCTGAAATGTTAACTGTGATGTCTTCTATGGGCATTGAAACTGAGAAACATCACCATGAAGTTGCCCCTGCTCAGCATGAACTTTCAATGATCTTTAATACATTAACGACTAAAGCTGATGAAGTACAGCTTTATAAGTATGCAGTTCATAATGTGGCAAAAGCTTATGGTAAATCAGCGACATTTATGCCTAAGCCAGTTTTTGGGGACAATGGTACGGGGATGCATGTGCATCAGTCAGTTTGGAAAGAGGGTAAACCTCTCTTTGCTGGTGATCAATATGCAGGCTTATCTGATTCTGCACTCTATTACATCGGTGGTATCATTAAGCATGCAAAATCTCTGAATGCATTCACTAATCCATCAACTAATTCTTATAAACGGTTGGTTCCAGGTTATGAAGCTCCTGTTCTTTTAGCCTATTCTGCCTGTAATCGCTCTGCTTCATGCCGTATTCCTTATTCTCCTTCATCTGAAGGGAAGCGGGTTGAAATCCGTTTCCCTGATCCTATGGCAAACCCGTATTTATCATTTTCTGCGATGTTAATGGCTGGCCTTGACGGTATAAAAAACAAGATCGATCCTGGTGAACCCATGGACAAAGATCTTTATGATCTTCCAAAACGTCAATTAGAAAATATACCAACTGTTTGTGAATCCTTACGTGAAGCGATTAATGCATTAAGAAATGATAATGATTTTCTGAAGCAAGGGGATGTGTTCAATGATGATCAGATCGACGCTTATCTGGAGCTGAAAGAAGAAGAGAATAGTCGTTACCAACAGATGCCGCATCCCATTGAGTTCGACATGTATTACTCATTGTAG
- the rsmI gene encoding 16S rRNA (cytidine(1402)-2'-O)-methyltransferase encodes MDLKRSFQYTIRANTYVVPHLKVGLYIVSTPIGNMDDISLRALETLAGSTVIACEDTRTSGILLNYYGINRPKISYNEHNAHIRGPHLIRHILEGHSVALISDAGTPLISDPGNRLVNEAISANLKVIPIPGAASPIAALIASGLENRSFRFLGFLPNKKSKMMIKLTSLVNEPDTLIFFESPKRLVKTLERLSQIMGGRRTAVVARELTKVHETFHRGSLSKLIQEFDDMERIRGEIIILVEGYKRLMTKESNDKKNIDIESLIRESLKIMKPSQAASDIARKTGLNRSELYAIAMTVKTVK; translated from the coding sequence ATGGATCTTAAAAGAAGTTTTCAATATACAATAAGAGCAAATACATATGTTGTTCCTCATCTCAAAGTTGGACTCTACATCGTTTCAACGCCTATTGGTAATATGGATGATATCAGTTTAAGAGCACTAGAAACATTGGCAGGGTCTACTGTTATTGCCTGCGAAGATACCCGTACCAGTGGAATCTTACTGAATTATTATGGAATAAACCGACCCAAAATATCATATAATGAACACAATGCTCATATCCGTGGTCCTCATCTTATTCGTCATATCCTTGAAGGTCATTCGGTAGCCCTAATTAGTGATGCTGGAACACCGCTTATCAGCGATCCTGGAAATCGACTAGTGAATGAAGCAATCAGTGCTAACCTGAAGGTGATTCCGATTCCTGGCGCGGCCTCACCGATAGCGGCCTTAATTGCTAGTGGCCTAGAAAACCGATCGTTTCGTTTTCTTGGATTTCTACCTAATAAAAAATCAAAGATGATGATCAAGTTAACAAGTCTAGTCAATGAACCGGATACACTGATCTTTTTTGAAAGCCCCAAAAGACTTGTAAAAACATTAGAAAGGCTTTCTCAAATCATGGGGGGACGACGCACAGCAGTTGTAGCTCGTGAATTGACAAAGGTGCATGAAACCTTCCATCGGGGATCACTTTCAAAATTGATTCAAGAATTTGACGATATGGAAAGGATTCGAGGCGAAATTATAATCCTCGTTGAGGGTTATAAAAGACTCATGACCAAAGAAAGCAATGATAAAAAAAACATAGACATCGAGTCTTTGATAAGAGAGTCCTTAAAAATAATGAAACCAAGCCAAGCTGCTAGTGACATTGCTCGAAAAACTGGACTGAACCGATCAGAACTCTACGCTATAGCGATGACTGTAAAAACGGTTAAGTGA
- a CDS encoding P-II family nitrogen regulator has protein sequence MKKIESIIKPFKLDEVKESLQEVGLQGITVLEAKGFGRQKGHTELYRGAEYMIDFLPKVKIEVVVNDDQVDIAIEAIQKAAATGRIGDGKIFVLNVEQAIRIRTGETGSEAV, from the coding sequence GTGAAAAAAATTGAATCGATTATTAAGCCCTTCAAGCTTGATGAAGTCAAAGAATCTCTTCAGGAAGTTGGCTTGCAAGGAATTACTGTTTTGGAAGCCAAAGGGTTTGGCCGCCAGAAAGGCCATACAGAACTGTATCGTGGAGCGGAATACATGATCGATTTTCTGCCTAAAGTAAAAATTGAAGTGGTTGTCAACGACGATCAAGTGGATATAGCTATTGAAGCAATTCAAAAAGCAGCTGCAACGGGTCGTATTGGTGATGGGAAAATCTTTGTATTAAACGTTGAACAAGCCATTCGGATCCGTACAGGAGAAACGGGTTCTGAAGCTGTTTAA
- the efp gene encoding elongation factor P encodes MRVNGNEIKTGNVVDHKNRLWVVMKTNAVKPGKGGAFNQVELKNLIDGTKLNERFRASETVKKIRLEQTDFQYLYEKENVFVFMDLQTYEHLELKQEFIGERSAFLQDGIQVTVEFYEKKPIGMRFPDYVTLRVIETEPVIKGQTISSSYKPAVIDNGFKIMVPPFVQVGEKIVVDINNITYIRRTEG; translated from the coding sequence ATGAGAGTTAATGGTAATGAAATTAAAACCGGAAACGTCGTTGATCACAAAAACCGTCTTTGGGTTGTTATGAAGACCAATGCAGTAAAACCAGGTAAAGGCGGTGCTTTCAATCAAGTTGAATTAAAAAACTTGATTGATGGTACCAAATTAAATGAACGCTTCCGCGCATCAGAGACCGTTAAGAAGATTAGACTTGAGCAAACTGATTTCCAGTATCTGTACGAAAAAGAAAATGTATTTGTGTTTATGGATCTTCAAACCTATGAACATTTGGAATTAAAACAAGAATTCATTGGAGAACGTTCAGCTTTCTTACAAGATGGCATACAGGTGACCGTTGAGTTTTATGAAAAAAAACCAATAGGTATGAGGTTTCCGGATTATGTAACCCTTAGAGTTATTGAAACCGAACCGGTGATCAAAGGACAAACAATCTCTTCATCCTATAAACCTGCAGTCATAGATAATGGGTTTAAAATTATGGTGCCTCCCTTTGTCCAGGTCGGAGAGAAGATTGTTGTAGATATTAACAATATTACCTATATTCGTCGCACAGAAGGTTGA
- a CDS encoding succinate dehydrogenase iron-sulfur subunit: MVELTLPKHSRVQEGKLWNPRSSSAHKFEVYRWSPDDDENPRIDSYWVQTDTCGPMVLDGLIWIKSNIDTTLTFRRSCREGVCGSCAMNIDGTNTLACIKSISDIPSSVKVYPLPHMKVIKDLVPDLTNFYAQHRLIEPYLKTVTPNPEKEWKQSPQNRAKLDGSYECILCACCSTSCPSYWWNGNRYWGPATLLQAYRWLIDSRDERTDERLDELEDAFRLYRCHTIMNCTQTCPKGLNPAKAIVEIKKMMIRRKV, translated from the coding sequence ATGGTTGAGCTGACTCTCCCGAAACATTCCCGTGTTCAAGAGGGTAAGCTATGGAATCCAAGATCTTCTTCTGCTCATAAGTTTGAAGTTTACCGTTGGTCCCCTGATGATGATGAAAATCCGCGTATCGATAGTTATTGGGTTCAGACTGATACGTGTGGTCCAATGGTGCTAGATGGACTGATATGGATTAAATCTAATATTGATACAACTCTAACCTTTCGTCGTTCGTGTCGTGAAGGAGTTTGTGGTTCTTGTGCTATGAATATTGACGGAACGAACACACTTGCTTGCATCAAAAGCATTTCTGATATTCCCAGTTCAGTTAAAGTTTATCCTCTACCTCATATGAAGGTTATCAAAGACCTAGTGCCAGATTTGACAAATTTCTATGCTCAGCATCGCTTGATCGAGCCTTATCTAAAAACGGTAACACCCAATCCTGAAAAGGAATGGAAACAGTCTCCCCAAAATAGAGCGAAACTTGATGGTTCTTATGAATGCATACTGTGCGCTTGTTGTTCTACATCTTGCCCTTCCTATTGGTGGAACGGGAATCGCTATTGGGGTCCAGCTACTTTATTACAGGCCTATCGCTGGTTAATCGATAGTCGTGATGAACGGACAGATGAAAGACTGGATGAACTTGAAGATGCGTTCCGTCTCTATCGATGCCACACAATCATGAATTGCACCCAAACCTGCCCAAAAGGATTAAATCCTGCAAAAGCAATTGTAGAAATAAAAAAAATGATGATAAGAAGAAAGGTTTAG
- a CDS encoding TIGR02186 family protein gives MLQLISIMLISFIVQQNAHAIEDVQIGLSSESISITSSFSGTTISVFGLIENGNLYLLNNKGYDVIVALVGPIETIVVRRKQKKGGIWINGDSQIFTQVPASYSVATTRPLELAISAEEMKSLQIGFKKLSFQKEKNHESKENVLEFKESLIRLKARQNLYLENIGSVDFLSPSFFRAKLILPKTVPMGFHRAKAYLFRNGELVTSRSTFLHVKKIGFEQVIYDLAHQNSWLYGILCIGVAITTGWLASIVFRKD, from the coding sequence ATGTTGCAGTTAATATCAATAATGCTTATATCTTTTATTGTACAACAAAATGCTCATGCTATTGAAGATGTTCAAATTGGTCTTTCGAGCGAATCAATATCTATTACATCGAGTTTTTCAGGTACCACAATTTCCGTTTTTGGATTAATTGAAAATGGTAATTTGTATTTACTCAACAACAAAGGCTACGATGTCATTGTGGCTTTGGTTGGTCCGATTGAAACAATCGTAGTCCGACGAAAACAAAAAAAAGGTGGTATTTGGATTAATGGAGATTCTCAAATATTTACCCAAGTTCCTGCCTCTTATTCAGTCGCAACAACAAGACCGTTGGAACTAGCTATTAGTGCTGAGGAAATGAAAAGTTTGCAGATAGGATTTAAAAAACTGAGTTTTCAGAAAGAAAAAAATCATGAATCTAAGGAAAATGTACTTGAATTTAAGGAATCTCTTATAAGGTTGAAGGCACGTCAAAATCTTTATCTAGAGAATATTGGTAGCGTGGACTTTTTAAGTCCTAGTTTTTTTCGAGCAAAACTCATCCTTCCTAAAACTGTTCCTATGGGCTTTCATCGAGCGAAAGCCTATCTTTTTCGGAACGGTGAATTGGTAACAAGTCGTTCAACATTTTTGCATGTAAAAAAAATAGGGTTCGAACAAGTTATTTACGATTTAGCTCATCAAAACAGCTGGCTTTATGGAATATTGTGCATTGGTGTCGCGATAACAACAGGTTGGTTGGCGAGCATAGTTTTTCGTAAAGATTGA
- a CDS encoding cell division ATP-binding protein FtsE has product MIEFNNVSLRYNLEEEILADLNFKIKPGSFQFLIGPSGAGKTSLLRLIFLSLPLTRGTITVFGKDSTSLNPKELSYFRRRMGVVFQDFYLLPHLTLYENAGLPLRVRGYKEMSYRDNLIDLLKWIGLSERIDSYPKILSGDEHQRAIIARALIHQPEILLLDELKRSLDPSFNRRLLHLFTELNRRGTSIVIATHDWDLMDQYREYKARCLILNQKRLCVYELIQHLSKIK; this is encoded by the coding sequence ATGATCGAGTTTAACAATGTTAGTCTGCGCTACAACTTAGAGGAAGAAATACTTGCAGACCTCAATTTTAAAATTAAGCCAGGCTCCTTTCAATTTTTAATTGGGCCATCTGGAGCAGGTAAAACAAGCTTGTTACGCTTAATTTTTCTTTCTCTACCTCTAACCCGTGGCACAATAACTGTGTTTGGAAAGGATTCTACATCCCTTAACCCAAAGGAGTTATCCTATTTTAGGCGTCGTATGGGTGTTGTTTTTCAAGATTTTTACCTTTTGCCGCATCTTACATTATATGAAAATGCAGGGCTCCCCCTACGAGTTCGCGGATATAAGGAAATGAGTTATCGCGATAATCTCATCGATTTGCTGAAATGGATTGGTCTGTCAGAACGCATTGATTCTTATCCTAAAATCTTATCTGGTGATGAACATCAAAGAGCTATCATTGCCCGTGCGCTGATCCACCAACCAGAAATACTTCTTTTAGATGAACTAAAGAGAAGTCTTGATCCTTCATTTAACAGACGTTTGTTACATTTATTTACTGAGCTCAATCGGAGAGGAACATCAATTGTTATTGCAACTCATGATTGGGATCTCATGGATCAATATAGAGAATATAAAGCCAGATGCCTTATTCTCAATCAGAAACGTTTGTGTGTTTATGAATTAATTCAACACTTAAGTAAAATAAAATGA